The segment TACaagagctaatgctaacaacaGGAAGCTAACTGCTGGTCACTTAACAGCCCTAAGCAGTAATAACAAGTACCTAAATTTAGAAAAATTATGACATACaataatttaaattaatttttctTTCTATGCAGATGTGTTGTTTGTgggtgtttttgtattttttgctcTCACCTCTAATGCACAGATGAATTTATTATTCATTCCTTTCAGTCGCATATAATCAATAAGAGACAACAGGGTGtatatactgtgtatgtgtgtgtggtgaaggaAGTGGTTTTTAGAAGTAAATGCCAATTTCACATGATGATGTATTTATGGACAGATACAGCAGGCGAGTGGTCTGGAATTAGGTAAAAAAAAGGGGGttgtgagtgtgttttaaaacaataaaatgtgctgttttcttgttttataCACTTCAATAAATTATAGATTGTCTCTTGTGTTATTTTGTCACATCTGTGTGCAGTAATGATCCCAATTGCTAAAACCTGGAAATCTGTTTGGCCTCTGGAACAGTCCGTGTAATGGCTCCCTCGCCCTGGGCCAGCAGTGATTCTTCCTGTAATGACAAGCCGTCACGAAGCCTGATGAAAACAGACGGCATCACACCTGATAGGTGCTGGTGCATCACAACAGAATGAATAGTTGATGGCCTACTTCAGCGGGAGCTCCGGTTTCCCTGCTCAGCCCCGTTTGTTCTGCGTCGATGGGTGTGTCACAGCTCCTCTTATGTGATTGATGGATTTCagggactttaaaaaaaaaaaaaaaaaagcctctgatTTTACATTCTTTTGTTGCACGAAGGGCCGCTTCCCTTTTGTTCTGGCATGAGAAACCCCTCTTTGGGGACGGTTAGTGTATATCGCCTGACGTTGTTGATCCTGTGCTTCTATATGCTCATTAGGTCACAACAAGAAATGCTCATTGTGGGTGGCGTGGAAAAGACGATCTACAGACCAGACCCTGAATAGGTTCTCCCAGTGGACTCTGCTGGGAGGACAAAACATGGTTTTACAGCGATAATGGCCGCTGCTCCCCCAAAACGAGGTCAGTTATTTTCCAACATAGGTGAGATGATGTTTTTGCATCTTAGAATTTCTCTTTAGAATTAGCCAAGAGCTCCAAAAGTGGAAATCTGTGCGGAGGACTTTGAAGGAGCTCCTGAGCCAGGAGACAAGTTTGGATCATCCAGTcacacactttaaaatcaatgaggGTGAACAAACAGTTTGTAATCAAACTCATCTCACATTTATTATACTGTAGTGCTCAGTTACGTCTTTCACTCCACATTCTCACACAAAGATCTGATAAAATGGTAGGTGACGTCAGATTTATATTAACCATTACTACACtgtatacacatacacgcacaaaatctctctctctctctctcacggcTGCATACGAATGGCTCCGTCCAGTCTAATGACCTCTCCGTTAATCATGGGGTTTTCAATCAGGGACGTCACCAAGTGGGCAAACTCAGCAGGGTCTCCCAGGCGGGAGGGAAAGGGCACCTGTCGGGCAAGGAAGGAGCGCACCTTCTCTGGAAGACTGGCGAGGAGAGGAGTGGAAAACAGGCCTGGAAGAGCAGCAAGAACAGAAAGTCGTcaatttaaccctctgaactcaCTGACTCTGGACAtttcctgctcctcccactCCTTTTAAATCACTGCAGGCTCATTGTTCTCTGTAGTTTTGCACAATCATATTAGTAGTAGAGAGAAGTCTAACACGTGTCGGCAGTGTAAAGTGTAAAGTGGTTGCGATGAAACATGATTTTAGCCGGCgcttaggcattaaaaaaaaaaaattaggatGTGTGTGTAACGAACCAGGTGCTATGGTGATGACTCTGATGCCCATGGGGGCCAAATCTCGTGCGATGGGGAGCGTCATGCCAACGATGCCGCCTTTAGAAGCAGAATAAGCCGCTTGTCCGAcctaaaagagaaaaataaaaaaagctgatTAACTAACTCACTATGATccgttttgtttctgtgtttgattgAACTACCTGTCCGTCGAAAGCTGCCACGCTGGCAGTGTTAATGATGCAGCCTCTGTGTCCGTCTGCGTCCGGGTCGTTCTTCCCCATCTCACCAACAGCGAGACGAATCACATTAAAGGATCCGGCAATGTTCACctgcaaagaagaaaaaacacaggaagaaacgtTACACAACATCAGGCCAGcttcacctctctgtgtgtgtgcgtgcttcaGTCCACCTCACGTTAATAACACGCTGGAAGTCCTCCAGGCTGTGTGGAAGGTCCTTCTTAAAGTTATACGTTTTCACGGCCACAGCGATGCCAGCACAGTTCACTGCCACGTCCAACCTGCCGAACTTCTCCTTGGCCAGAGACAC is part of the Parambassis ranga chromosome 7, fParRan2.1, whole genome shotgun sequence genome and harbors:
- the hsd17b10 gene encoding 3-hydroxyacyl-CoA dehydrogenase type-2 produces the protein MANIRCVKGMVGLVTGGASGLGRATVERLVQSGASAVVVDLPSSDGQALAASLGDRCAFAPADVTSESDVRSAVSLAKEKFGRLDVAVNCAGIAVAVKTYNFKKDLPHSLEDFQRVINVNIAGSFNVIRLAVGEMGKNDPDADGHRGCIINTASVAAFDGQVGQAAYSASKGGIVGMTLPIARDLAPMGIRVITIAPGLFSTPLLASLPEKVRSFLARQVPFPSRLGDPAEFAHLVTSLIENPMINGEVIRLDGAIRMQP